The Pontibacter pudoricolor genome contains a region encoding:
- a CDS encoding carbon-nitrogen hydrolase family protein, with protein MSDKNEESTEHTEHKLLLRQLQLKDYNEVKEIMDTVYRNIDGAWTRKEFSNLLKKFPEGQICIEDKGKVVAGALSLIVDYAQYGDKHTYEQIVDRGTFKSHDPEGDTLYGIDVFVHPEYRNLRLGRRLYDARKEMCENLNLRGIIAGGRIPGYKDYANKLTPAKYIEMVRNKELSDPVLSFQLSNEFHVRKIMKNYLPDDTDSRAYATLLEWVNVYFEEKEKLIGGTKSIVRIGIVQWQMRSVKSLDDMMQQIEFFVDTVSSYKSDIVVFPEFFNAPLMALTKEDSPSEAIRSMAEYTDEIRERMIHLALSYNINIIAGSMPEYYDNKLYNVSYLCRRDGTYDKQYKLHVTPDESHYWGMRGGHKLKIFDTDIGKIGILICYDVEFPELARMLSDMDMKILFVPFWTDTKNAYLRVRLCSQARAIENECYVAITGSVGNLPKVENMDIQYSQSAVFSPSDFAFPHDAVIAEATPNTEMTLIADLDLNLLKDLNTAGSVRNLKDRRKDLYNLSWVTRKED; from the coding sequence ATGAGCGATAAGAACGAAGAAAGTACTGAACATACAGAACACAAATTATTACTGCGCCAGCTCCAGCTCAAAGACTATAATGAAGTAAAAGAGATAATGGATACGGTTTACCGTAACATTGATGGCGCCTGGACCAGGAAAGAATTCTCTAACCTGCTCAAGAAGTTTCCGGAAGGACAGATCTGTATTGAAGACAAAGGCAAAGTAGTAGCCGGCGCGCTCAGCCTTATTGTTGATTATGCCCAATATGGCGACAAGCACACTTATGAACAGATTGTAGACCGCGGCACTTTTAAGTCGCATGACCCGGAAGGCGACACCCTGTATGGCATTGATGTGTTTGTGCACCCTGAATACCGCAACCTGCGTCTTGGACGTCGTCTTTACGATGCACGCAAAGAGATGTGCGAGAACCTGAACCTGCGCGGCATTATTGCCGGTGGCCGTATACCAGGTTATAAAGATTACGCCAACAAGCTTACGCCTGCCAAGTACATTGAAATGGTACGCAACAAGGAGCTTTCGGATCCGGTGCTTTCGTTCCAGCTGAGCAACGAGTTCCATGTGCGTAAGATCATGAAGAACTACCTGCCAGATGATACCGATTCGCGCGCGTATGCTACCTTGCTGGAATGGGTAAACGTGTACTTCGAAGAGAAGGAAAAACTGATAGGCGGTACAAAATCTATAGTTCGGATTGGAATTGTACAGTGGCAGATGCGTTCGGTAAAATCGCTGGACGATATGATGCAGCAGATCGAGTTCTTCGTGGACACGGTGAGCTCATACAAATCTGATATAGTGGTATTCCCGGAGTTCTTTAACGCGCCGCTGATGGCCCTTACTAAAGAGGATTCGCCATCGGAAGCGATCAGAAGTATGGCTGAATATACCGATGAGATTCGTGAGCGGATGATACACCTGGCGCTGTCGTACAACATCAATATTATTGCCGGTAGTATGCCCGAGTACTACGACAACAAACTATACAACGTAAGCTACCTTTGCCGACGTGATGGTACGTATGATAAACAGTACAAGCTGCATGTAACCCCGGATGAGTCGCATTACTGGGGTATGCGCGGTGGGCACAAACTCAAGATATTTGACACCGATATCGGCAAGATCGGTATCCTGATCTGTTACGATGTGGAGTTCCCGGAGCTGGCGCGTATGCTCTCTGATATGGATATGAAAATTCTGTTCGTGCCGTTCTGGACAGACACCAAGAACGCGTACCTGCGGGTTCGTCTCTGCTCCCAGGCCCGAGCCATCGAGAACGAATGTTATGTAGCTATAACCGGCAGCGTTGGTAACTTACCGAAAGTAGAAAACATGGATATCCAGTACTCGCAATCGGCTGTCTTCTCCCCTTCCGACTTCGCTTTTCCGCATGATGCTGTAATTGCCGAAGCCACACCCAATACGGAGATGACGTTGATCGCTGACCTTGACCTGAACCTGCTGAAAGACCTGAACACCGCAGGTAGTGTTCGTAACCTGAAGGATCGCAGGAAGGATCTGTATAACCTGAGCTGGGTAACTCGTAAAGAAGATTAA
- a CDS encoding MATE family efflux transporter, producing MLSYLSPVKYGIWLTLSAILQWITFFDVGLSHGLRNKFAIALLNKDVRAGSIFTSTTYTIVGAIATTLILLAVSIYYVHRWQLLPGLSFELTTEVQDLLLVVLIFFSIRLVASLIFALLAAEQKVSAIGFLDLIVSALSLLAVYLLKQFTQNSLFWAGAALSFIIMAVPLLANLWYFRKDYKLYRPTLKYVDFSYAKDLLTLGGNFFLLQAATIILFSSNNFVIAALLGAEDVTIFNIPFKYMAIVTMVSVIILNPYWSAATEAYTTKDYSWFRKSIRNLIVVWFLMAVLLTVMVLLSPVIYKIWLSNKVTIPYSVTMLMAVYVGVLAWNNVFVYLINGIGKIRLQVYTYLFAACFVVPLAYLFVKVFGWGLNGILIANIICILPASILMPIQFWLIIRERASGVFLK from the coding sequence ATGCTGAGTTACCTCTCCCCGGTTAAATATGGTATCTGGCTTACTTTGAGCGCTATACTACAGTGGATCACTTTTTTTGATGTGGGTTTAAGCCATGGCCTGCGAAATAAATTTGCTATAGCTTTACTTAATAAAGATGTGCGTGCAGGCAGTATTTTCACGAGTACGACTTATACCATAGTTGGTGCAATTGCTACTACACTTATTTTACTTGCTGTCAGCATTTATTACGTGCATCGCTGGCAGTTATTGCCAGGCCTGTCATTTGAGCTGACCACTGAAGTTCAGGACCTGTTATTGGTTGTGCTTATATTTTTCTCCATCAGGCTGGTAGCCAGTCTGATTTTTGCATTACTGGCAGCAGAGCAAAAAGTTAGTGCAATAGGGTTTCTGGACCTGATTGTAAGTGCGCTTTCTCTGTTAGCTGTCTATTTGCTGAAACAGTTTACTCAGAATTCTCTTTTCTGGGCAGGTGCGGCTTTAAGTTTTATTATTATGGCTGTTCCTTTATTGGCTAATCTTTGGTATTTCAGAAAAGATTATAAGCTTTATAGACCCACGTTGAAGTATGTCGACTTCAGTTATGCAAAAGATTTACTAACACTTGGTGGCAATTTTTTTCTACTGCAGGCAGCTACTATTATACTTTTCTCAAGCAACAACTTTGTTATTGCCGCATTATTAGGCGCAGAAGATGTTACAATCTTTAACATCCCTTTTAAGTACATGGCCATCGTTACAATGGTATCGGTTATTATTCTAAATCCGTATTGGTCAGCGGCAACAGAAGCTTATACTACAAAGGACTATAGTTGGTTCCGGAAGTCAATTCGTAACCTTATAGTCGTATGGTTTCTTATGGCAGTTTTGCTGACGGTTATGGTATTACTCTCTCCTGTTATTTACAAAATCTGGCTGAGCAATAAAGTAACTATCCCTTATTCGGTTACAATGCTTATGGCTGTTTATGTAGGAGTATTAGCATGGAACAACGTATTTGTATACCTGATAAACGGTATTGGTAAAATCAGACTGCAAGTTTATACTTATCTGTTTGCTGCATGCTTTGTTGTGCCGCTTGCTTACCTCTTTGTTAAAGTTTTTGGCTGGGGATTAAACGGAATACTAATCGCTAATATTATTTGTATCTTGCCTGCCAGCATTTTAATGCCAATACAATTCTGGCTAATCATCCGCGAACGGGCATCCGGAGTATTTTTAAAGTAA
- a CDS encoding glycosyltransferase family protein: MDKKIPTSTTTSSIIFFSEDPPLKKKGHGLSVLLYNMLSGLKKYRPTVVTFTPSTTITRSDIVDDAHWEVLLCDNKLHKATKIRFFTSAMFPVRLLNFLLYLPAIIKLARQQPASPVLVSVGASAKPLVFAALLKKFIPNPVWLYIVDDFEKINELSTNKLERYLTSKFTQPVLKSADRVIVISEGLRQVYKQRHIITADVLLPCFAAIDANLQKIPTGSNVFTFVYTGGLNLLYNDTLKLFADKLQELNSYGSRQYKLIIQTYSSREQFDSLQFDKSVVVYSTSAERSSSLPSYREADCFLVPYTFEAVKQDLVQTSFPQKVAELIQLKRPILFLGPSYSSVIRFFREQQVPYVVDEQNLSSLPEIIEQLATSETHQALQENYSRIYRDHFSEVNVKRVLFDEQMQSQL, from the coding sequence TTGGATAAAAAGATTCCTACATCAACAACTACTAGTAGTATAATATTTTTTTCAGAAGACCCTCCGCTGAAAAAGAAAGGGCATGGTTTGTCTGTGCTTCTTTACAACATGCTTTCCGGGCTGAAGAAGTATAGGCCTACTGTTGTAACTTTCACTCCGTCCACAACTATAACCCGTTCGGATATTGTAGATGATGCTCACTGGGAAGTACTTCTCTGTGATAACAAGCTGCACAAAGCAACTAAAATCCGTTTTTTTACAAGTGCCATGTTTCCTGTCAGGCTGCTTAACTTTCTCCTGTATTTGCCTGCAATCATTAAACTGGCCAGGCAGCAACCGGCTTCACCTGTGTTGGTAAGTGTAGGCGCATCTGCCAAGCCGCTGGTCTTCGCAGCCTTGTTAAAAAAATTTATCCCCAACCCTGTGTGGTTATATATTGTGGATGACTTTGAAAAGATAAACGAGCTGAGCACAAACAAACTGGAACGCTACTTAACCAGCAAGTTCACTCAGCCTGTTTTAAAAAGCGCGGACAGGGTAATAGTGATCAGTGAAGGTTTGAGACAAGTGTACAAGCAACGGCATATTATAACTGCAGATGTGTTACTGCCATGCTTTGCCGCTATAGACGCTAACCTACAGAAAATACCAACTGGCAGTAACGTTTTTACCTTTGTTTACACAGGTGGTCTTAACCTGCTCTATAACGATACCCTGAAGCTTTTTGCCGATAAGTTACAGGAACTAAATAGTTATGGCAGCAGGCAATACAAGCTCATCATTCAGACATACTCATCGCGCGAACAGTTTGATTCGTTGCAATTTGACAAATCGGTTGTTGTTTACAGTACCTCTGCTGAACGAAGCTCCTCGTTGCCATCTTATCGCGAAGCTGACTGTTTTCTGGTACCTTATACTTTTGAAGCCGTTAAGCAGGACCTTGTTCAAACCTCCTTTCCACAAAAGGTGGCAGAACTCATTCAGTTAAAAAGACCGATTTTATTTCTTGGTCCCAGTTACAGTTCAGTGATCAGGTTTTTCAGAGAGCAGCAAGTACCTTATGTAGTTGATGAACAAAACTTAAGCTCTCTGCCGGAAATTATCGAACAGCTGGCTACTTCAGAGACACACCAGGCCCTGCAGGAAAACTATAGCCGCATTTACAGAGATCATTTTTCCGAAGTAAACGTGAAAAGAGTACTTTTTGATGAGCAGATGCAGTCACAACTATGA
- a CDS encoding glycosyltransferase family 4 protein, whose protein sequence is MKIKFLPYQPHCFAFGGFEVQMLSTLQALRESGIDATTLDVWERDSSFDVLHCWGLGVANYENVFWGKKAGKKVVLTALLPYYETILEKAKHYLSLGVYKARLFKEMLQVIDKVVVVNELQADVCIRHFGVPASKLEVIPNVVQHLYFKTAGHTGSLFTQHYQVSDFILTSGNVCSRKNQLNLALAAVKAGVNLVIIGKIMEGEEKYGETLEKVVQENANITWIKGLAPGSEVLVDAYAACSAFALPSYIEQQPISLLEAAIMRKPLLISDKAFARQKYYKNALLVNPGSIDAIAKGLHQVLNGSSKYLVPSQLLQEVKPQHVAQAYAAVYNSL, encoded by the coding sequence ATGAAAATAAAGTTTTTACCCTACCAGCCACATTGCTTTGCTTTCGGAGGTTTCGAAGTGCAAATGTTAAGCACCTTACAAGCACTCAGGGAATCAGGCATTGATGCAACAACTTTAGATGTCTGGGAAAGAGACAGCAGCTTTGACGTGCTGCATTGCTGGGGCCTGGGAGTTGCAAACTATGAAAATGTATTCTGGGGGAAGAAAGCCGGGAAGAAAGTGGTGCTCACGGCACTGCTGCCTTACTACGAAACTATACTTGAGAAAGCGAAGCATTACCTCTCGCTGGGGGTATACAAGGCACGCCTGTTTAAAGAAATGCTGCAGGTTATAGATAAAGTAGTGGTCGTAAATGAACTTCAGGCAGATGTTTGCATACGCCACTTTGGCGTACCCGCTTCAAAACTGGAGGTTATACCTAATGTAGTGCAGCATCTGTACTTTAAGACAGCTGGTCATACAGGCAGTTTGTTTACTCAACATTACCAGGTATCTGATTTTATACTCACGTCAGGTAATGTATGCTCCCGGAAAAACCAGCTCAATCTGGCTCTTGCAGCAGTTAAGGCAGGTGTAAACCTTGTAATTATTGGCAAAATAATGGAAGGTGAAGAAAAGTATGGAGAAACACTGGAAAAAGTTGTACAGGAAAATGCAAATATAACCTGGATAAAAGGACTGGCACCCGGATCTGAAGTATTGGTTGATGCTTACGCTGCCTGCTCCGCCTTTGCGTTGCCAAGCTATATAGAACAACAACCTATTTCATTGTTAGAGGCCGCCATTATGCGTAAGCCTCTCCTGATATCAGATAAAGCCTTTGCCCGACAGAAGTATTATAAGAATGCTTTGTTAGTAAACCCTGGCTCTATAGACGCTATTGCAAAAGGTTTACATCAGGTACTTAATGGCAGCAGCAAGTATTTGGTACCTTCTCAACTCTTACAAGAGGTTAAGCCCCAACATGTTGCTCAAGCTTATGCAGCTGTATACAACTCACTTTAG
- a CDS encoding glycosyltransferase family 2 protein, with the protein MGKVEGGYRLQNISAIKEDELPLLSVVTVVYNGEKSIERTIKSVLNQDYPNLEYIIVDGNSTDGTLEIIGKYDESIAYWISEKDKGISDAFNKGISLATGEVIGFLNADDWYEPHALSSIMSAYTPGSVVHGNMQYWNEDGSKGLFFKPNQKLLPKEMTINHPTVFVSKSLYEQYGTFSTNYKLAMDYHLLLRLYLASVPFIEVDKTIANMRSGGFSGNWINCYREVYRAKNELLGNKHKNYLFYTWQVVRRSVSETLANTPLSFINRLYRSYFSPMKKA; encoded by the coding sequence ATGGGTAAAGTAGAAGGAGGTTATAGATTACAAAACATTTCAGCTATCAAAGAAGATGAGCTTCCGCTTTTATCTGTTGTAACAGTAGTTTATAACGGCGAAAAATCGATTGAACGAACCATTAAGAGTGTCCTTAACCAGGACTATCCTAACTTGGAGTACATTATAGTAGACGGTAACTCTACTGATGGCACTCTGGAGATTATCGGGAAATATGATGAAAGTATAGCTTACTGGATAAGTGAGAAGGACAAAGGTATAAGCGATGCCTTTAATAAAGGGATTTCGTTGGCAACCGGTGAAGTGATTGGCTTTTTGAATGCGGATGACTGGTACGAACCACATGCGCTTTCTTCAATAATGTCGGCTTATACTCCGGGTAGCGTAGTGCATGGCAATATGCAATATTGGAACGAAGATGGCAGCAAAGGTTTATTTTTTAAGCCAAACCAAAAGCTCCTGCCCAAAGAAATGACTATTAATCATCCGACTGTATTTGTCTCAAAATCGCTTTATGAGCAATATGGCACATTTAGCACCAACTATAAACTTGCTATGGACTACCACTTGCTATTGCGCCTATACTTGGCATCTGTACCTTTTATAGAAGTAGACAAAACAATAGCAAATATGCGCTCCGGTGGTTTTTCCGGTAACTGGATCAATTGTTACAGGGAAGTATACAGGGCAAAAAACGAACTGTTAGGTAATAAGCATAAAAACTATCTGTTTTATACCTGGCAGGTAGTTCGTCGCAGCGTTTCAGAAACATTAGCCAACACTCCGCTTTCATTTATCAACCGCCTGTATAGGAGTTATTTTTCACCGATGAAAAAAGCCTAA
- a CDS encoding O-antigen ligase family protein — translation MKYFTRLLKSALMGVLAYILIKKLSEDLQLHFIRFFFYFAITCILLDTLYSFVLYFVNLERNMQFENSIWVIYAALKASFLYSEKNMVAFTMSLLMVLSWRFFDGRFLFLLWLLTLIFLSRSGMVVNTILLFYFIGTKLFSPKYILMVLGTLLLTVALVYLFNMQELFINRLTLTQDLSLHGRLNLQKIGINLWLESPLFGKGLSGYEQNFARHFTGGEYNPYPHNLFIYILAEFGIVGFLLLGSIFFLLYQHLKKRKLGMLLVAYLLFGIFLFNLTEYHFFFLAGVLAAFTPKLTYVEDSIHSPVVS, via the coding sequence GTGAAATACTTTACCCGGTTATTAAAATCAGCTTTAATGGGAGTGCTGGCTTATATCCTTATCAAAAAGTTAAGCGAAGATCTCCAACTTCATTTTATCAGGTTCTTTTTCTATTTCGCTATTACCTGTATTTTACTTGATACGCTCTATTCGTTCGTTTTATACTTTGTGAACCTGGAACGAAACATGCAGTTTGAGAACAGTATTTGGGTAATTTATGCTGCGCTCAAAGCAAGCTTTCTATACTCTGAGAAAAACATGGTGGCATTCACTATGTCGCTGCTCATGGTGCTGTCCTGGAGATTTTTTGATGGCAGGTTTCTATTTCTGCTTTGGTTGCTTACCCTGATTTTTTTATCCAGGAGTGGCATGGTTGTAAATACCATACTCCTTTTTTACTTCATCGGGACCAAGTTATTCAGTCCAAAGTATATTCTAATGGTGCTGGGTACGCTCCTGCTTACTGTTGCGTTAGTTTACCTGTTCAACATGCAGGAACTCTTTATAAACCGCCTTACCCTAACACAAGACCTGAGCTTGCATGGCAGACTAAACCTGCAAAAAATAGGTATAAATCTGTGGCTGGAGTCCCCTTTATTTGGGAAAGGTCTTAGCGGCTATGAACAGAATTTTGCAAGACACTTTACAGGAGGTGAATACAACCCATACCCGCATAACCTGTTTATTTATATTTTAGCTGAGTTTGGGATAGTTGGCTTTTTGCTGTTAGGCAGTATTTTCTTTCTCCTGTACCAACACTTGAAGAAGAGAAAACTTGGGATGCTGTTAGTCGCGTACCTGCTTTTTGGTATTTTCCTGTTCAACCTTACAGAATACCACTTCTTTTTCCTTGCCGGTGTGCTGGCTGCTTTTACTCCAAAACTGACATATGTTGAAGATAGCATACATTCTCCCGTCGTTAGCTAA
- a CDS encoding glycosyltransferase family 4 protein, producing the protein MLKIAYILPSLANQGPILVVRDIVRSLHQVAAITVFYFDPVVEITFDCPTRRISMWEKVDLTGFDIVHSHMLRPDAFIWLNSKRIKGRTISTIHNYVEDDLRYRYNKVISVIFTKVWDILLRKHDLLVTLTADMEAYYRKLYKNPRICYVHNGRFVKSEQTDKQPVPENEQIEAFKDQSIVIGVAALLTHRKGIDQLLHLIHRNNRYKLLIIGDGQVRVKLEQLAKQLQVSERCMFLGYKKGADNYYRYFDVYAMPSRSEGFPLALIEAAAFGLPTICSDLPAFKEIFSERDVAFLNSIILMTWKTNWITCLKTVPLSRLI; encoded by the coding sequence ATGTTGAAGATAGCATACATTCTCCCGTCGTTAGCTAACCAAGGGCCTATACTTGTAGTACGGGATATTGTACGAAGTCTGCACCAGGTGGCAGCTATCACTGTCTTCTACTTTGACCCAGTAGTAGAAATTACTTTCGACTGCCCTACGCGCAGGATAAGTATGTGGGAAAAAGTAGATTTAACAGGCTTTGATATAGTGCACTCACATATGTTAAGGCCAGACGCTTTTATATGGTTAAACAGCAAACGTATAAAAGGCAGAACGATCAGTACAATTCACAACTATGTGGAAGACGACCTTCGGTATCGCTACAATAAAGTCATCTCCGTTATCTTCACCAAAGTATGGGATATCCTGCTACGTAAACATGATCTGCTGGTAACACTAACAGCGGATATGGAAGCGTATTACCGTAAACTTTATAAGAACCCGCGAATCTGCTATGTACACAATGGGAGATTTGTTAAAAGTGAGCAAACAGATAAACAGCCAGTTCCAGAAAATGAACAGATAGAAGCGTTCAAAGATCAAAGTATAGTTATAGGCGTGGCTGCCCTGTTAACGCATCGAAAAGGTATAGACCAGTTATTGCATCTGATTCACCGAAACAACAGGTATAAACTGCTTATTATCGGCGATGGTCAGGTTAGAGTAAAACTTGAACAATTGGCCAAGCAACTGCAGGTAAGTGAAAGATGCATGTTTCTGGGCTACAAAAAAGGCGCAGATAATTATTACAGGTATTTTGATGTTTACGCGATGCCCTCCCGTTCTGAAGGCTTTCCGCTCGCATTAATTGAGGCTGCAGCTTTTGGGTTACCAACTATCTGTTCAGACTTACCTGCTTTTAAAGAAATTTTTTCAGAACGCGATGTTGCTTTTTTGAACTCGATAATATTAATGACCTGGAAAACAAATTGGATAACTTGCTTAAAAACAGTTCCACTTTCTCGGCTAATATAA
- a CDS encoding glycosyltransferase yields the protein MQYSITASIVAYNNNRQVLLEAITSFLNTTLPVQLYLVDNSPTDVLRLLCVDERLVYIFNNKNIGFGAGHNIAMREALNKAPYHLVLNPDVYFEPGNLEKIYEFMNQHTDVGLLMPKILYPDGELQYLCKLLPTPLQFFERRFMKWNKKDWSGRMNYLNYDLQGMIN from the coding sequence ATGCAGTATAGTATAACGGCATCTATCGTTGCCTATAATAATAATCGACAGGTATTACTGGAAGCTATTACCAGTTTCTTAAATACCACGTTGCCGGTGCAGTTATACCTGGTAGATAATTCCCCAACCGATGTCTTACGTTTGTTATGTGTAGATGAACGCCTTGTTTATATCTTTAATAATAAGAATATTGGGTTTGGGGCCGGGCATAATATTGCAATGCGCGAGGCATTAAACAAAGCACCTTATCATCTCGTGCTAAACCCTGATGTATACTTTGAGCCCGGGAACCTGGAGAAAATTTATGAGTTCATGAATCAGCATACAGATGTGGGTTTGCTAATGCCTAAGATACTATACCCGGATGGTGAATTGCAGTATTTATGTAAGCTACTTCCTACTCCTTTACAGTTTTTTGAGCGGCGGTTTATGAAGTGGAACAAAAAAGACTGGAGCGGCAGAATGAATTATTTGAATTACGATTTACAGGGTATGATAAATTAA
- a CDS encoding glycosyltransferase family 2 protein encodes MEVGLFDERIFMYSEDMDLSRRMHQKFRTVYYPEAKVYHHFAKGSHRSLKLLWYALHGNIVYFTKWGWLSDPERNQVNQNILSKLTSCTNSHP; translated from the coding sequence ATGGAAGTAGGGCTTTTTGATGAACGTATTTTCATGTATTCTGAAGATATGGATCTCTCACGCCGAATGCACCAGAAATTCAGGACTGTTTATTACCCTGAGGCGAAAGTTTACCACCATTTTGCAAAAGGTTCGCACAGAAGTTTAAAGCTCTTATGGTATGCATTACATGGCAACATCGTTTACTTTACAAAATGGGGCTGGCTTTCCGATCCAGAGCGTAACCAGGTTAATCAAAATATACTTTCCAAATTAACTTCATGTACCAACTCTCACCCGTAA
- a CDS encoding O-antigen ligase family protein, which produces MLLLVLVLVWVAEGQWHRKWEIASSNGYVLLLSLFFIWHVVGLTYTKDISSGLFELEKKISLLLFPLILGTATIQRRGITIKVIWSFVTACLIAATVCLVGGFYRFRKGIPPGGSVYGGHDATLEFRKAHTQISAIWDYITYTELTVPIKIHPTYFSIYVLFCLIFLFYTLRKSYQSYGQLDWQKIGLVLLLLCFSCFLFLLSSRIAIVLYALCLVSMPVVIFYKRLNKVRLVALIFVLILLTTILVAQIPVIKHRFLSDLEMFTKGFETGNPGTGMYQRLYIWQSSVTLIEINPLTGAGTGDAQLALNEEYARKCLELAGLNAHNQFLQTAIMLGIPAMLLLIALFVVPFILAVRNRDIIYAYFLLIFFVANLTEAMLQRHKGIVFYALLNTLLFFYKYDSKTKELK; this is translated from the coding sequence ATGCTGTTGCTGGTGTTGGTGCTGGTATGGGTTGCTGAAGGCCAGTGGCATAGAAAATGGGAAATTGCCTCCTCGAACGGGTATGTGCTTTTATTAAGTCTCTTTTTTATCTGGCATGTGGTTGGGCTTACTTACACAAAGGATATTTCTTCCGGATTATTTGAGTTAGAAAAGAAGATCTCTTTACTACTATTCCCCTTAATATTAGGTACGGCAACAATACAGCGCAGAGGTATAACTATAAAAGTAATCTGGTCTTTTGTAACAGCATGTTTAATTGCGGCAACTGTATGCCTGGTTGGCGGCTTTTACAGGTTCCGTAAAGGAATACCACCGGGAGGTTCGGTTTATGGAGGCCACGATGCTACACTGGAGTTCAGAAAAGCACATACACAGATCTCTGCAATCTGGGATTACATTACCTATACAGAATTAACAGTTCCTATTAAAATTCATCCGACATATTTTTCTATTTATGTCCTTTTCTGCTTAATTTTTTTATTCTATACGTTGCGTAAAAGTTACCAGAGCTACGGGCAATTAGATTGGCAGAAAATTGGGCTTGTTCTTCTGCTTTTATGCTTTAGCTGCTTTTTATTTTTGCTGTCATCCAGGATTGCAATTGTGTTATATGCCCTGTGTCTTGTTTCCATGCCTGTTGTTATTTTTTACAAAAGGTTGAATAAAGTCAGGCTCGTAGCACTTATATTCGTGCTTATACTTCTAACCACTATTTTAGTAGCTCAAATTCCTGTTATAAAACATCGTTTCCTGAGCGATCTGGAAATGTTTACCAAAGGTTTTGAGACAGGCAACCCGGGTACAGGCATGTATCAGCGGCTGTATATCTGGCAATCTTCTGTTACACTTATAGAGATTAATCCGCTAACGGGTGCAGGAACCGGTGATGCCCAGTTAGCTTTAAATGAGGAGTACGCCAGAAAGTGCCTGGAACTAGCTGGTTTAAATGCTCATAATCAGTTTTTGCAAACAGCAATTATGCTTGGCATACCGGCAATGTTGCTCTTAATAGCATTGTTTGTTGTTCCCTTCATATTAGCTGTTAGGAACAGGGATATTATATATGCTTATTTCCTGCTGATCTTTTTCGTAGCAAACCTAACGGAGGCGATGCTACAACGGCATAAGGGGATCGTTTTCTATGCCTTGTTAAATACATTACTTTTCTTTTATAAATATGATAGCAAAACAAAGGAGCTAAAATAA